Proteins encoded together in one Ictidomys tridecemlineatus isolate mIctTri1 chromosome 3, mIctTri1.hap1, whole genome shotgun sequence window:
- the Usp19 gene encoding ubiquitin carboxyl-terminal hydrolase 19 isoform X5, with protein sequence MSGGASATGPRRGPPGLEEATSKKKQKDRANQESKDGDPRRGSVPTPQEEHTKEELLLDWGQNENEVIVKLRVGVGPLRLEEVVTVFTDTNCVVRLPGGRQWGGVLYAEMESSCAKVQSVKGGVLQLALPKKVPLLTWPSLLKKPLGTQELVPMLRCQENGQELSPIALDPGPEPRRAKQEARNQKRAQGRGEVGSGAGPGAQAGPSAKRAVHLCRGPEGEGSRDGPGPQGDAPPFLADPAPQVEAEEQLCVPPLNPQTCLLGSEKNLALLAGEKSVSPRNDPVSPAVAQIRDPGKDDHVKEEMTVATDAATLVDEPESMVNLAFVKNDSYEKGPDSVVVHVYVKEIHRDTSRVLFREQDFTLIFQTRDGNFLRLHPGCGPHTIFRWQVKLRNLIEPEHCTFCFTASRIDICLHKRQSQRWGGLEAPAARVGGAKVAVPTGPTPLDSTPPGGTPHPLTGQEEARAMEKDKSKARSEDTGLDGVVTRTTLEHVVPKPESHLASPKPTCMVPPMPHSPVSGDSVEEEEEEEKKVCLPGFTGLVNLGNTCFMNSVIQSLSNTRELRDFFHDRSFEAEINYNNPLGTGGRLAIGFAVLLRALWKGTHHAFQPSKLKAIVASKASQFTGYAQHDAQEFMAFLLDGLHEDLNRIQNKPYTETVDSDGRPDEVVAEEAWQRHKMRNDSFIVDLFQGQYKSKLVCPVCAKVSITFDPFLYLPVPLPQKQKVLPVFYFAREPHSKPIKFLVSVSKENSSVSEVLDSLSQSVHVKPENLRLAEVIKNRFHRIFLPSHSLDTVSPSDMLLCFELLSPELAKERVVVLEVQQRPQVPSIPISKCAACQRKQQSEDEKLKRCTRCYRVGYCNQLCQKTHWPDHKGLCRPENIGYPFLVSVPASRLTYARLAQLLEGYARYSVSVFQPPFQPGRMALESQSPGCTTLLSNSSLEAGDSEKDSTQPPELQLVTSVAEGDMGVPQMWASPDRCPVPSTSGISSEMLTSGPIEGTSLPPVERVSRPEAAVPGYQHPSEAINAHTPQFFIYKIDASNREQRLEDKGETPLELGDDCSLALVWRNNERLQEFVLVDSKDLECAEDPGSAGEAARAGHFTLDQCLNLFTRPEVLAPEEAWYCPQCKQHREASKQLLLWRLPNVLIVQLKRFSFRSFIWRDKINDLVEFPVRNLDLSKFCIGQKEEQLPSYDLYAVINHYGGMIGGHYTACARLPNDRSSQRSDVGWRLFDDSTVTTVDESQVVTRYAYVLFYRRRNSPVERPPRAGHSEHHPDLGPAAEAAASQASRIWQELEAEEELVPEGPGPLGPWGPQDWVGPPPRGSTTPDEGCLRYFVLGTMAALVALVLNVFYPLVSQSHWR encoded by the exons ATGTCTGGCGGGGCCAGTGCCACAGGCCCAAGGAGAGGGCCCCCAGGACTGGAGGAGGCCACTAGTAAGAAGAAGCAGAAGGATAGAGCAAACCAGGAGAGCAAGGATGGAGATCCTAGGAGAG GGTCAGTGCCCACTCCACAGGAGGAGCATACCAAAGAGG AGTTGTTGCTTGATTGGGGACAGAATGAAAATGAGGTAATTGTCAAGCTGCGTGTGGGAGTAGGTCCCTtgcggctggaggaggtggttacTGTTTTCACAGACACCAACTGTGTGGTGCGGCTTCCAG GTGGTCGGCAGTGGGGTGGTGTCCTTTATGCTGAAATGGAAAGTTCTTGCGCCAAAGTTCAGTCCGTTAAAGGTGGAGTCCTACAGCTGGCATTACCCAAGAAGGTGCCTCTGCTCACATGGCCCTCTCTCCTG AAGAAACCTCTAGGGACCCAGGAGCTGGTGCCCATGCTGCGGTGCCAGGAGAATGGGCAGGAACTGTCTCCCATTGCCCTGGACCCAGGCCCTGAGCCCCGCCGGGCTAAGCAGGAGGCCCGGAACCAGAAGCGGGCCCAGGGCCGTGGTGAGGTAGGCTCAGGGGCTGGCCCCGGGGCCCAGGCAGGGCCCAGCGCCAAGAGGGCTGTACATCTCTGCAGAGGGCCAGAGGGGGAAGGGTCCAGGGATGGCCCTGGACCCCAGGGTGATGCCCCACCCTTCCTGGCTGATCCAGCCCCCCAG GTTGAGGCTGAAGAACAGCTCTGTGTACCACCACTGAATCCGCAAACCTGCCTCCTAGGCTCAGAGAAGAATTTAGCCCTTTTGGCAGGAGAGAAGTCAGTGTCCCCCAGGAATGACCCAGTCTCCCCAGCAGTGGCCCAGATCAGAGACCCTGGGAAAGATGACCATGTCAAAGAAGAGATGACAGTAGCAACAGATGCCGCAACGTTGGTGGATG AGCCTGAGTCCATGGTGAACCTGGCATTTGTCAAGAATGACTCATATGAGAAGGGCCCGGATTCAGTGGTGGTGCACGTGTATGTGAAGGAGATCCACAGGGATACCTCTCGAGTACTTTTCCGTGAACAGGACTTCACACTCATCTTCCAGACCAG GGATGGAAACTTCTTGAGGCTGCATCCGGGCTGTGGGCCCCACACCATCTTCCGTTGGCAGGTGAAGCTCAG GAACCTGATTGAGCCAGAACATTGTACCTTCTGTTTCACGGCCTCTCGCATTGACATCTGCCTCCATAAGCGTCAGAGTCAGCGTTGGGGGGGGCTGGAGGCCCCAGCTGCACGAG tgggtggtGCAAAGGTTGCCGTGCCGACAGGTCCAACACCTCTGGATTCAACCCCTCCGGGAGGTACCCCTCACCCCCTAACAGGCCAGGAGGAAGCCCGGGCTATGGAGAAAGATAAATCCAAGGCTCGATCCGAGGACACAGGGCTGGATGGTGTGGTGACCCGCACAACCTTGGAGCATGTTGTCCCAAAGCCAGAGTCACACCTGGCCTCG CCCAAGCCCACATGTATGGTACCTCCAATGCCCCACAGCCCTGTGAGTGGAGATAgcgtggaagaggaggaggaggaagagaagaaggtgtGTCTGCCAGGTTTCACTGGTCTTGTCAACTTAGGCAACACTTGCTTCATGAACAGTGTCATTCAGTCTCTTTCCAACACTCGGGAACTTCGGGACTTCTTCCATG ACCGTTCCTTTGAGGCAGAGATCAACTACAACAACCCACTGGGGACAGGTGGACGTCTGGCCATTGGCTTTGCTGTGTTGCTCCGGGCCCTGTGGAAGGGCACTCACCATGCctttcagccttccaagttgaaG GCCATTGTGGCAAGCAAGGCCAGCCAGTTCACAGGCTATGCCCAGCATGATGCCCAGGAGTTCATGGCTTTCCTGCTGGATGGGCTACATGAGGACCTGAATCGAATCCAGAACAAGCCATACACGGAAACTGTGGACTCGGATGGACGGCCTGAtgag GTGGTGGCTGAGGAAGCATGGCAGCGGCACAAGATGAGGAACGATTCTTTCATTGTGGACCTATTTCAGGGCCAGTACAAGTCGAAGCTGGTGTGCCCTGTATGTGCCAAG GTCTCCATCACATTTGACCCGTTCCTTTATCTGCCGGTGCCCTTGCCACAAAAACAAAAGGTTCTCCCTGTCTTTTATTTTGCCCGAGAGCCACATAGCAAGCCTATCAAG TTCCTGGTGAGTGTTAGCAAGGAAAATTCCAGTGTGAGTGAAGTTTTGGATTCCCTCTCTCAGAGTGTCCATGTGAAACCTGAGAACCTGCGTCTGGCTGAG GTAATTAAGAATCGCTTCCATCGCATATTCCTGCCCTCTCACTCATTGGACACTGTGTCCCCATCTGACATGCTTCTCTGCTTTGAGCTGCTGTCCCCAGAGTTAGCTAAGGAACGGGTAGTGGTGCTAGAAGTACAACAG CGCCCCCAGGTGCCCAGCATCCCTATCTCCAAGTGTGCCGCCTGCCAGCGGAAGCAGCAGTCAGAGGATGAAAAACTGAAGCGATGTACCCGGTGCTACCGTGTGGGCTACTGCAACCA gCTCTGTCAGAAAACCCATTGGCCTGACCACAAGGGTCTCTGCCGCCCTGAGAACATTGGCTACCCCTTCCTGGTCAGTGTACCTGCCTCACGCCTCACTTATGCCCGTCTTGCTCAGCTGCTAGAGGGTTATGCGCG GTACTCTGTGAGTGTATTCCAGCCACCCTTCCAGCCTGGTCGCATGGCCTTGGAGTCTCAGAGCCCTGGCTGTACCACACTGCTCTCCAATAGCTCCCTGGAGGCTGGGGACAGCGAGAAGGACtccactcagcctcctgagctccagcTGGTGACCTCTGTGGCTGAAGGGGATATGGGGGTCCCCCAGATGTGGGCATCTCCTGATCGGTGCCCTGTGCCTAGCACCAGTGGAATTTCTTCTGAGATGCTGACTAGTGGGCCTATTGAGGGTACTTCTTTGCCTCCTGTCGAGAGGGTGTCCCGGCCTGAAG CTGCTGTGCCAGGATACCAACATCCAAGTGAAGCCATAAATGCCCACACACCCCagttcttcatctataaaattgaTGCATCTAACCGAGAGCAGCGGCTAGAGGATAAAG GGGAGACCCCACTGGAGTTGGGTGATGACTGTAGCCTGGCTCTGGTTTGGCGAAACAATGAGCGCCTGCAGGAGTTTGTGTTGGTAGACTCCAAGGACCTGGAATGTGCTGAGGACCCAGGCTCTGCTGGTGAGGCTGCTCGCGCTGGCCACTTCACCCTGGACCAGTGCCTCAACCTCTTCACACGGCCTGAGGTGCTGGCACCTGAGGAGGCCTG GTACTGCCCACAGTGCAAACAGCACCGTGAGGCCTCCAAGCAACTGTTGCTATGGCGCTTGCCAAATGTGCTCATTGTGCAGCTCAAGCGCTTCTCCTTTCGTAGTTTTATCTGGCGTGATAAGATCAATGACTTGGTGGAGTTCCCGGTTCG GAACCTAGATCTGAGCAAGTTCTGTATTGGTCAGAAAGAGGAGCAGTTGCCCAGCTACGACCTGTATGCTGTCATCAACCACTATGGAGGCATGATTGGTGGCCACTACACGGCCTGCGCACGCCTGCCCAATGATCGCAGCAGCCAGCGCAGTGACGTGG GCTGGCGCTTATTTGATGACAGCACAGTGACGACAGTAGACGAGAGCCAGGTTGTGACACGTTATGCCTATGTACTCTTCTACCGCCGACGGAACTCTCCTGTGGAGAGGCCCCCAAGGGCAGGTCACTCTGAGCACCACCCAGACCTAGGCCCTGCAGCTGAGGCTGCTGCTAGCCAG GCTTCCCGGATTTGGCAGGAGCTCGAGGCCGAGGAGGAGCTGGTGCCTGAAGGGCCGGGGCCCCTGGGCCCATGGGGGCCCCAAGACTGGGTGGGCCCCCCGCCACGTGGCTCTACCACACCAGACGAGGGCTGCCTTCGGTACTTTGTCCTGGGCACCATGGCAGCTTTGGTGGCCCTTGTGCTCAACGTGTTCTATCCTCTGGTATCCCAGAGTCACTGGAGATGA
- the Usp19 gene encoding ubiquitin carboxyl-terminal hydrolase 19 isoform X20, whose amino-acid sequence MSGGASATGPRRGPPGLEEATSKKKQKDRANQESKDGDPRRGSVPTPQEEHTKEELLLDWGQNENEVIVKLRVGVGPLRLEEVVTVFTDTNCVVRLPGGRQWGGVLYAEMESSCAKVQSVKGGVLQLALPKKVPLLTWPSLLKKPLGTQELVPMLRCQENGQELSPIALDPGPEPRRAKQEARNQKRAQGRGEVGSGAGPGAQAGPSAKRAVHLCRGPEGEGSRDGPGPQGDAPPFLADPAPQVEAEEQLCVPPLNPQTCLLGSEKNLALLAGEKSVSPRNDPVSPAVAQIRDPGKDDHVKEEMTVATDAATLVDGKEPESMVNLAFVKNDSYEKGPDSVVVHVYVKEIHRDTSRVLFREQDFTLIFQTRDGNFLRLHPGCGPHTIFRWQVKLRNLIEPEHCTFCFTASRIDICLHKRQSQRWGGLEAPAARGAVGGAKVAVPTGPTPLDSTPPGGTPHPLTGQEEARAMEKDKSKARSEDTGLDGVVTRTTLEHVVPKPESHLASPKPTCMVPPMPHSPVSGDSVEEEEEEEKKVCLPGFTGLVNLGNTCFMNSVIQSLSNTRELRDFFHDRSFEAEINYNNPLGTGGRLAIGFAVLLRALWKGTHHAFQPSKLKAIVASKASQFTGYAQHDAQEFMAFLLDGLHEDLNRIQNKPYTETVDSDGRPDEVVAEEAWQRHKMRNDSFIVDLFQGQYKSKLVCPVCAKVSITFDPFLYLPVPLPQKQKVLPVFYFAREPHSKPIKFLVSVSKENSSVSEVLDSLSQSVHVKPENLRLAEVIKNRFHRIFLPSHSLDTVSPSDMLLCFELLSPELAKERVVVLEVQQRPQVPSIPISKCAACQRKQQSEDEKLKRCTRCYRVGYCNQLCQKTHWPDHKGLCRPENIGYPFLVSVPASRLTYARLAQLLEGYARYSVSVFQPPFQPGRMALESQSPGCTTLLSNSSLEAGDSEKDSTQPPELQLVTSVAEGDMGVPQMWASPDRCPVPSTSGISSEMLTSGPIEGTSLPPVERVSRPEAAVPGYQHPSEAINAHTPQFFIYKIDASNREQRLEDKGETPLELGDDCSLALVWRNNERLQEFVLVDSKDLECAEDPGSAGEAARAGHFTLDQCLNLFTRPEVLAPEEAWYCPQCKQHREASKQLLLWRLPNVLIVQLKRFSFRSFIWRDKINDLVEFPVRNLDLSKFCIGQKEEQLPSYDLYAVINHYGGMIGGHYTACARLPNDRSSQRSDVGWRLFDDSTVTTVDESQVVTRYAYVLFYRRRNSPVERPPRAGHSEHHPDLGPAAEAAASQASRIWQELEAEEELVPEGPGPLGPWGPQDWVGPPPRGSTTPDEGCLRYFVLGTMAALVALVLNVFYPLVSQSHWR is encoded by the exons ATGTCTGGCGGGGCCAGTGCCACAGGCCCAAGGAGAGGGCCCCCAGGACTGGAGGAGGCCACTAGTAAGAAGAAGCAGAAGGATAGAGCAAACCAGGAGAGCAAGGATGGAGATCCTAGGAGAG GGTCAGTGCCCACTCCACAGGAGGAGCATACCAAAGAGG AGTTGTTGCTTGATTGGGGACAGAATGAAAATGAGGTAATTGTCAAGCTGCGTGTGGGAGTAGGTCCCTtgcggctggaggaggtggttacTGTTTTCACAGACACCAACTGTGTGGTGCGGCTTCCAG GTGGTCGGCAGTGGGGTGGTGTCCTTTATGCTGAAATGGAAAGTTCTTGCGCCAAAGTTCAGTCCGTTAAAGGTGGAGTCCTACAGCTGGCATTACCCAAGAAGGTGCCTCTGCTCACATGGCCCTCTCTCCTG AAGAAACCTCTAGGGACCCAGGAGCTGGTGCCCATGCTGCGGTGCCAGGAGAATGGGCAGGAACTGTCTCCCATTGCCCTGGACCCAGGCCCTGAGCCCCGCCGGGCTAAGCAGGAGGCCCGGAACCAGAAGCGGGCCCAGGGCCGTGGTGAGGTAGGCTCAGGGGCTGGCCCCGGGGCCCAGGCAGGGCCCAGCGCCAAGAGGGCTGTACATCTCTGCAGAGGGCCAGAGGGGGAAGGGTCCAGGGATGGCCCTGGACCCCAGGGTGATGCCCCACCCTTCCTGGCTGATCCAGCCCCCCAG GTTGAGGCTGAAGAACAGCTCTGTGTACCACCACTGAATCCGCAAACCTGCCTCCTAGGCTCAGAGAAGAATTTAGCCCTTTTGGCAGGAGAGAAGTCAGTGTCCCCCAGGAATGACCCAGTCTCCCCAGCAGTGGCCCAGATCAGAGACCCTGGGAAAGATGACCATGTCAAAGAAGAGATGACAGTAGCAACAGATGCCGCAACGTTGGTGGATGgtaaag AGCCTGAGTCCATGGTGAACCTGGCATTTGTCAAGAATGACTCATATGAGAAGGGCCCGGATTCAGTGGTGGTGCACGTGTATGTGAAGGAGATCCACAGGGATACCTCTCGAGTACTTTTCCGTGAACAGGACTTCACACTCATCTTCCAGACCAG GGATGGAAACTTCTTGAGGCTGCATCCGGGCTGTGGGCCCCACACCATCTTCCGTTGGCAGGTGAAGCTCAG GAACCTGATTGAGCCAGAACATTGTACCTTCTGTTTCACGGCCTCTCGCATTGACATCTGCCTCCATAAGCGTCAGAGTCAGCGTTGGGGGGGGCTGGAGGCCCCAGCTGCACGAG gtgcagtgggtggtGCAAAGGTTGCCGTGCCGACAGGTCCAACACCTCTGGATTCAACCCCTCCGGGAGGTACCCCTCACCCCCTAACAGGCCAGGAGGAAGCCCGGGCTATGGAGAAAGATAAATCCAAGGCTCGATCCGAGGACACAGGGCTGGATGGTGTGGTGACCCGCACAACCTTGGAGCATGTTGTCCCAAAGCCAGAGTCACACCTGGCCTCG CCCAAGCCCACATGTATGGTACCTCCAATGCCCCACAGCCCTGTGAGTGGAGATAgcgtggaagaggaggaggaggaagagaagaaggtgtGTCTGCCAGGTTTCACTGGTCTTGTCAACTTAGGCAACACTTGCTTCATGAACAGTGTCATTCAGTCTCTTTCCAACACTCGGGAACTTCGGGACTTCTTCCATG ACCGTTCCTTTGAGGCAGAGATCAACTACAACAACCCACTGGGGACAGGTGGACGTCTGGCCATTGGCTTTGCTGTGTTGCTCCGGGCCCTGTGGAAGGGCACTCACCATGCctttcagccttccaagttgaaG GCCATTGTGGCAAGCAAGGCCAGCCAGTTCACAGGCTATGCCCAGCATGATGCCCAGGAGTTCATGGCTTTCCTGCTGGATGGGCTACATGAGGACCTGAATCGAATCCAGAACAAGCCATACACGGAAACTGTGGACTCGGATGGACGGCCTGAtgag GTGGTGGCTGAGGAAGCATGGCAGCGGCACAAGATGAGGAACGATTCTTTCATTGTGGACCTATTTCAGGGCCAGTACAAGTCGAAGCTGGTGTGCCCTGTATGTGCCAAG GTCTCCATCACATTTGACCCGTTCCTTTATCTGCCGGTGCCCTTGCCACAAAAACAAAAGGTTCTCCCTGTCTTTTATTTTGCCCGAGAGCCACATAGCAAGCCTATCAAG TTCCTGGTGAGTGTTAGCAAGGAAAATTCCAGTGTGAGTGAAGTTTTGGATTCCCTCTCTCAGAGTGTCCATGTGAAACCTGAGAACCTGCGTCTGGCTGAG GTAATTAAGAATCGCTTCCATCGCATATTCCTGCCCTCTCACTCATTGGACACTGTGTCCCCATCTGACATGCTTCTCTGCTTTGAGCTGCTGTCCCCAGAGTTAGCTAAGGAACGGGTAGTGGTGCTAGAAGTACAACAG CGCCCCCAGGTGCCCAGCATCCCTATCTCCAAGTGTGCCGCCTGCCAGCGGAAGCAGCAGTCAGAGGATGAAAAACTGAAGCGATGTACCCGGTGCTACCGTGTGGGCTACTGCAACCA gCTCTGTCAGAAAACCCATTGGCCTGACCACAAGGGTCTCTGCCGCCCTGAGAACATTGGCTACCCCTTCCTGGTCAGTGTACCTGCCTCACGCCTCACTTATGCCCGTCTTGCTCAGCTGCTAGAGGGTTATGCGCG GTACTCTGTGAGTGTATTCCAGCCACCCTTCCAGCCTGGTCGCATGGCCTTGGAGTCTCAGAGCCCTGGCTGTACCACACTGCTCTCCAATAGCTCCCTGGAGGCTGGGGACAGCGAGAAGGACtccactcagcctcctgagctccagcTGGTGACCTCTGTGGCTGAAGGGGATATGGGGGTCCCCCAGATGTGGGCATCTCCTGATCGGTGCCCTGTGCCTAGCACCAGTGGAATTTCTTCTGAGATGCTGACTAGTGGGCCTATTGAGGGTACTTCTTTGCCTCCTGTCGAGAGGGTGTCCCGGCCTGAAG CTGCTGTGCCAGGATACCAACATCCAAGTGAAGCCATAAATGCCCACACACCCCagttcttcatctataaaattgaTGCATCTAACCGAGAGCAGCGGCTAGAGGATAAAG GGGAGACCCCACTGGAGTTGGGTGATGACTGTAGCCTGGCTCTGGTTTGGCGAAACAATGAGCGCCTGCAGGAGTTTGTGTTGGTAGACTCCAAGGACCTGGAATGTGCTGAGGACCCAGGCTCTGCTGGTGAGGCTGCTCGCGCTGGCCACTTCACCCTGGACCAGTGCCTCAACCTCTTCACACGGCCTGAGGTGCTGGCACCTGAGGAGGCCTG GTACTGCCCACAGTGCAAACAGCACCGTGAGGCCTCCAAGCAACTGTTGCTATGGCGCTTGCCAAATGTGCTCATTGTGCAGCTCAAGCGCTTCTCCTTTCGTAGTTTTATCTGGCGTGATAAGATCAATGACTTGGTGGAGTTCCCGGTTCG GAACCTAGATCTGAGCAAGTTCTGTATTGGTCAGAAAGAGGAGCAGTTGCCCAGCTACGACCTGTATGCTGTCATCAACCACTATGGAGGCATGATTGGTGGCCACTACACGGCCTGCGCACGCCTGCCCAATGATCGCAGCAGCCAGCGCAGTGACGTGG GCTGGCGCTTATTTGATGACAGCACAGTGACGACAGTAGACGAGAGCCAGGTTGTGACACGTTATGCCTATGTACTCTTCTACCGCCGACGGAACTCTCCTGTGGAGAGGCCCCCAAGGGCAGGTCACTCTGAGCACCACCCAGACCTAGGCCCTGCAGCTGAGGCTGCTGCTAGCCAG GCTTCCCGGATTTGGCAGGAGCTCGAGGCCGAGGAGGAGCTGGTGCCTGAAGGGCCGGGGCCCCTGGGCCCATGGGGGCCCCAAGACTGGGTGGGCCCCCCGCCACGTGGCTCTACCACACCAGACGAGGGCTGCCTTCGGTACTTTGTCCTGGGCACCATGGCAGCTTTGGTGGCCCTTGTGCTCAACGTGTTCTATCCTCTGGTATCCCAGAGTCACTGGAGATGA